The following proteins come from a genomic window of Pseudomonas sp. MAG733B:
- a CDS encoding tripartite tricarboxylate transporter substrate binding protein has product MRNAFVRRTSRLFLGCTLVAAGALPLLAQAAWQPDKNVEIVVAGGPGGGTDQLGRLIQSIITTHKLLDVNTIVLNKGGGNGAEAFLDMKMNKGDAEKLVIGTNNIYLLPLVSKLGYQWQELTPIAAVAEDDFILWSYKGAPWKDAKSFYEAVKADPSNLRMGGSQSKDVDQTLTLLLNQTTNSKLVYIPFKSGSEAATQLAGKHIAANVNNPSESISQWRGDQVEPLCVFSKERMAYTEKVAGDKSWADVPTCHEQGLGIDQYRFPRTVFMPGDISAEQRAFYVELMRKVTQTDEFKAYVKQNALVPTFLEGEPLTAYIEKDTARVTPVFKEAGWLKN; this is encoded by the coding sequence ATGCGAAATGCATTCGTCCGTCGCACTTCCCGTCTGTTTCTTGGCTGCACCCTGGTCGCCGCTGGCGCGCTCCCTCTGCTCGCTCAAGCTGCCTGGCAACCGGACAAGAACGTCGAAATCGTCGTAGCCGGCGGCCCCGGTGGCGGCACCGACCAACTCGGTCGGCTGATCCAGTCGATCATCACCACTCACAAGCTGCTCGACGTCAACACCATCGTCCTCAACAAGGGCGGCGGCAACGGCGCCGAAGCGTTCCTCGACATGAAGATGAACAAGGGAGATGCCGAAAAACTGGTGATCGGTACCAACAACATTTACCTGCTGCCACTGGTGTCCAAGCTTGGCTACCAATGGCAGGAGCTGACACCGATTGCCGCCGTAGCGGAAGACGACTTCATCCTCTGGAGCTACAAGGGCGCGCCGTGGAAGGACGCAAAAAGCTTCTACGAAGCGGTCAAGGCAGACCCGTCGAACCTGCGCATGGGCGGCAGCCAGTCCAAGGACGTCGACCAGACCCTGACCCTGCTGCTCAACCAGACCACCAACAGCAAATTGGTGTACATCCCGTTCAAGAGCGGCAGCGAAGCCGCGACTCAACTGGCCGGCAAACACATCGCCGCCAACGTCAACAACCCCAGCGAAAGCATCAGCCAATGGCGCGGCGACCAGGTAGAACCGCTCTGCGTCTTCAGTAAAGAGCGCATGGCCTACACTGAAAAAGTCGCCGGCGACAAATCCTGGGCCGATGTTCCGACCTGTCATGAACAAGGCCTGGGCATCGATCAATACCGCTTCCCGCGCACTGTGTTCATGCCCGGCGATATCAGCGCCGAACAACGGGCGTTCTACGTCGAGCTGATGCGCAAAGTCACCCAGACCGATGAGTTCAAGGCCTACGTGAAGCAGAACGCATTGGTGCCGACCTTCCTCGAAGGCGAACCGCTGACCGCCTACATCGAAAAAGACACCGCCCGCGTCACCCCGGTATTCAAAGAAGCCGGCTGGCTGAAAAACTGA
- a CDS encoding MFS transporter, whose product MARPSASLHLPGADAPSAAAAKPLAATAKASNVRWRIFAIIFALTMVNLIDRVSLSIAMPTIANEFSLSPSMQGLILSSFFWAYALLQIPGGWMIDRFGPHRVISWSTGLWGTFQVLAAFATGGLSLLFARVALGAAEAPLFPSGGKLISLWLAPGERSRGAVLMDSGSPLGVALGGLIIAYLIASLDSWRLAFVIAGIATLVLAWLARRYLRDDPASHPQVNELELEKINAGRATPAAEAARAPVKGLGIAARSLSGLLIGRASWAMVYFGLLTWGPSYLSQARGFDIKGIGAATFVIFVCGALGSLTGGFLCDGLIRKGVSRAVAVKSLLAFSGLVALGAFLLLPTLSNPFAAVALLAMTAFFLMWGSLYWSFPALLAAPARVGLIGGVMNMAGSTGGIAVPILVGVILQMSGGFAPVLGFFAACSAVFVLATLFISLDEVRHD is encoded by the coding sequence ATGGCTCGTCCCAGTGCTTCCCTGCATCTGCCCGGCGCAGACGCTCCGTCCGCAGCGGCGGCGAAACCGCTGGCTGCAACCGCCAAGGCCAGCAATGTTCGCTGGCGGATCTTCGCGATCATTTTCGCGCTGACCATGGTCAACCTGATCGACCGGGTGTCGCTGTCCATCGCGATGCCGACCATCGCCAATGAATTCTCGCTGTCACCGAGCATGCAGGGCCTGATCCTCAGCAGCTTTTTCTGGGCCTATGCACTGTTGCAAATTCCCGGTGGCTGGATGATCGACCGTTTTGGTCCGCACCGCGTCATCAGTTGGTCCACCGGGTTGTGGGGCACTTTCCAGGTGCTGGCGGCATTTGCCACCGGGGGCTTGTCATTGTTGTTTGCGCGGGTTGCGTTGGGCGCCGCCGAAGCACCGTTGTTCCCCTCGGGTGGCAAGCTGATTTCGCTGTGGCTGGCCCCAGGCGAACGCAGTCGCGGCGCGGTGTTGATGGACAGCGGTAGCCCGCTCGGTGTGGCGCTGGGCGGGTTGATCATTGCCTACTTGATTGCGTCGCTGGACTCCTGGCGGTTGGCTTTTGTCATTGCCGGTATCGCGACTCTGGTGTTGGCGTGGCTGGCGCGGCGTTATCTGCGTGATGACCCGGCCAGCCATCCGCAAGTCAATGAACTGGAGCTTGAGAAAATCAACGCCGGACGCGCCACACCCGCCGCCGAAGCCGCGCGTGCACCGGTCAAAGGCTTGGGCATCGCTGCCCGTTCCCTGAGCGGTTTGCTGATCGGTCGAGCCAGTTGGGCGATGGTGTATTTCGGTCTGCTGACCTGGGGGCCGAGCTATCTGTCCCAGGCTCGCGGGTTTGATATCAAGGGCATTGGCGCGGCGACATTTGTGATTTTCGTCTGCGGTGCGCTGGGTTCGTTGACTGGTGGTTTCCTTTGCGACGGCTTGATCCGCAAAGGCGTGAGTCGCGCAGTGGCGGTCAAGAGCCTGCTGGCGTTTTCCGGTCTGGTAGCGCTCGGCGCGTTCCTGTTGCTGCCGACCCTGAGCAATCCTTTTGCGGCAGTGGCGTTGTTGGCCATGACCGCGTTTTTCCTGATGTGGGGCAGCCTCTACTGGAGCTTCCCGGCGTTGCTGGCAGCACCGGCGCGGGTCGGTTTGATCGGCGGTGTAATGAACATGGCCGGCAGCACCGGCGGCATCGCGGTGCCGATCCTGGTGGGCGTGATCCTGCAAATGTCCGGTGGTTTTGCCCCGGTGCTGGGGTTCTTCGCGGCGTGCTCGGCGGTGTTCGTGCTGGCGACGTTGTTTATCAGTCTGGATGAGGTGCGCCATGACTAA
- a CDS encoding amidohydrolase: MTNPLWNGPIIDAHHHFWDPILNDHPWLAPEANIPFRYGDYSAIKRRYFPEDYFADAGSHNVVQTVYVETEWNPQDPIGETRFIEQLAARYGVPNAIVAQAWLDHPDAIDVLTEQASFKCVRSVRHKPGGPTAPEQVGRLRSLMSDEHWRRSYAALEGLGLHFDLQTPWWNLHEAERLARDFPGITLIINHAGLPNDRSGEGLAGWRLAMARLAQWPNVQVKISGLGQGGQRWRAKDNAWIVREVIAIFGADRAMFASNFPVDGLCGSFDDIYSGFKSIVADLPLADQERLFYSNAQRVYRCEPCAIDRAWPEPLRSEA; this comes from the coding sequence ATGACTAATCCGTTATGGAACGGCCCGATCATCGACGCCCATCATCATTTCTGGGACCCGATCCTCAACGATCACCCGTGGCTCGCTCCCGAAGCCAATATCCCGTTTCGCTACGGTGACTACAGCGCGATCAAGCGCCGCTATTTTCCCGAGGACTACTTCGCCGATGCAGGTTCGCACAACGTCGTGCAAACGGTGTACGTCGAGACCGAATGGAACCCGCAGGACCCGATTGGCGAAACCCGTTTCATCGAGCAACTGGCCGCCCGTTATGGCGTGCCGAATGCAATCGTTGCGCAAGCCTGGCTTGATCATCCGGACGCCATCGATGTGCTGACCGAGCAGGCGAGTTTCAAGTGCGTACGCAGCGTTCGCCACAAGCCCGGCGGCCCGACCGCGCCGGAGCAGGTCGGGCGCTTGCGCAGTCTGATGAGTGACGAACACTGGCGCCGCAGTTACGCCGCACTTGAAGGTTTGGGTCTGCATTTCGATTTGCAGACACCGTGGTGGAACCTGCACGAAGCCGAACGGTTGGCCCGGGACTTTCCCGGCATCACCCTGATTATCAACCACGCGGGATTGCCCAACGACCGCAGCGGCGAAGGCCTGGCCGGTTGGCGCCTGGCGATGGCGCGGCTGGCCCAGTGGCCGAACGTGCAGGTGAAAATTTCCGGCCTGGGGCAGGGCGGCCAACGCTGGCGCGCCAAAGACAATGCCTGGATCGTGCGCGAAGTGATCGCCATTTTCGGAGCCGACCGGGCGATGTTTGCCAGTAACTTTCCGGTGGACGGCCTGTGCGGCTCGTTCGATGACATCTACAGCGGTTTCAAATCCATCGTCGCCGATCTGCCGTTGGCCGATCAGGAGCGACTGTTCTACAGCAATGCGCAGCGCGTTTATCGCTGCGAGCCTTGCGCCATTGACCGGGCGTGGCCTGAACCCTTGAGGAGTGAAGCATGA
- a CDS encoding 4-hydroxythreonine-4-phosphate dehydrogenase PdxA, giving the protein MKKSTIAMVLGDPAGIGPELIARLLAEPEVRNKANVILIADEAEMRRGMRIAGAEFPYRRVESLEQLEFVDDTPLFYDFRGDTVGEFPRSEASVIGGRYSLDTLEKALRLTEAGTTDAILFGPLNKTSLHMAGMAHNDELHWFAELLGFHGPFCEFNVLDNLWTSRVTSHVALAEVSGLLSQQRVVEAIQLIDTALKRNGLEKPRIGVCGLNPHNGDNGSFGREELDIIGPAVRSAQALGIAAEGPYPGDTIFLKVQGDASAFDAVVTMYHDQGQIAIKLMGFSRGVTVQGGLPIPITTPAHGTAFDIAGQGKANVGATRQAFEIACRMGRNRH; this is encoded by the coding sequence ATGAAAAAATCCACCATCGCCATGGTCCTTGGTGACCCTGCGGGCATCGGTCCTGAGTTGATCGCACGTCTGCTCGCCGAGCCTGAAGTGCGCAACAAGGCCAACGTGATCCTGATTGCCGACGAGGCGGAAATGCGTCGCGGCATGCGCATCGCCGGCGCTGAATTTCCTTATCGGCGCGTGGAGTCGCTGGAGCAGTTGGAGTTTGTCGATGACACGCCGCTGTTCTATGACTTTCGTGGTGACACCGTTGGTGAGTTCCCGCGCAGCGAAGCCAGTGTGATTGGCGGTCGCTACAGCCTCGATACCCTGGAAAAAGCCCTGCGCCTGACCGAGGCCGGCACCACCGACGCGATCCTGTTCGGGCCGCTGAACAAGACCTCGTTGCACATGGCCGGCATGGCGCACAACGACGAGTTGCACTGGTTCGCCGAGTTGCTGGGTTTCCACGGGCCGTTCTGTGAGTTCAACGTGCTCGACAATTTGTGGACTTCCCGAGTGACGTCCCACGTGGCGTTGGCCGAAGTCTCGGGCCTGCTCAGCCAGCAGCGAGTAGTGGAAGCGATTCAACTGATTGATACCGCGCTCAAGCGCAACGGACTGGAGAAACCGCGAATCGGTGTCTGTGGCTTGAATCCGCACAATGGTGACAACGGCTCGTTCGGCCGCGAAGAGCTGGACATCATCGGCCCGGCCGTTCGCTCGGCGCAGGCGTTGGGCATTGCTGCGGAAGGACCGTATCCGGGAGACACGATTTTCCTCAAGGTCCAGGGCGATGCCAGTGCCTTCGACGCGGTCGTCACCATGTATCACGACCAGGGCCAGATCGCGATCAAACTGATGGGCTTCTCCCGTGGCGTGACGGTGCAGGGCGGTTTGCCGATCCCGATCACCACACCGGCCCACGGCACCGCATTCGACATCGCAGGGCAGGGCAAGGCGAACGTCGGTGCGACACGTCAGGCGTTCGAGATTGCCTGCCGGATGGGTCGCAACCGGCACTGA
- a CDS encoding L-rhamnonate dehydratase gives MKIKAIRTRVFEWKGKVVPPQAHFCTNASDILFERGDAMGSFRFHGWLVVEVETDTGLVGIGNCALAPRVAKEIIDTYLAPIAIGEDPFDNEYIWQKMYRQSHAWGRKGIGMAAISAIDIAIWDIMGKAVNKPVFKLLGGRTKEKIWTYASKLYANDNLDLFLEEAQGYLNQGFTALKMRFGYGPKDGPAGMRRNIEQVRALRELAGPDVDIMLECYMGWTLEYARRMLPKLAEFEPRWLEEPVIADDIEGYIELKKMGIMPISGGEHEFTSYGFKDLLERRAVDVIQYDTNRVGGITAARKINAMAEAWSVPVIPHAGQMHNYHLTMSTTASPMAEFFPVFDVEVGNELFYYVFKGEPQPVNGYIQLDDNKPGLGLEISDEYLSDFNIIE, from the coding sequence ATGAAAATCAAAGCGATCCGTACCCGCGTTTTCGAGTGGAAAGGCAAAGTCGTCCCGCCTCAAGCGCACTTCTGCACCAACGCCAGCGACATCCTGTTCGAACGCGGTGACGCCATGGGCTCGTTCCGTTTCCACGGCTGGCTGGTGGTGGAAGTCGAGACCGATACCGGTCTTGTCGGCATCGGTAACTGCGCCCTGGCGCCGCGTGTGGCCAAGGAAATCATCGACACTTACCTGGCACCGATCGCCATTGGCGAAGACCCGTTCGACAACGAATACATCTGGCAGAAGATGTACCGCCAGAGCCACGCCTGGGGTCGCAAAGGCATCGGCATGGCGGCGATCTCGGCGATCGACATCGCCATCTGGGACATCATGGGCAAAGCGGTGAACAAGCCGGTGTTCAAACTGCTCGGCGGGCGCACCAAGGAAAAAATCTGGACCTACGCGTCCAAGCTCTACGCCAACGACAACCTCGACCTGTTCCTCGAAGAAGCCCAGGGTTATCTGAACCAGGGTTTCACAGCGCTGAAAATGCGCTTTGGCTACGGTCCGAAAGACGGCCCGGCGGGCATGCGCCGCAACATCGAACAAGTGCGTGCCCTGCGTGAACTGGCCGGCCCGGACGTCGACATCATGCTCGAATGCTACATGGGCTGGACCCTGGAATATGCGCGTCGCATGTTGCCGAAACTGGCCGAGTTCGAGCCGCGCTGGCTCGAAGAACCGGTGATCGCCGATGACATCGAAGGCTACATCGAGCTGAAGAAAATGGGGATCATGCCGATCTCCGGCGGCGAACACGAATTCACCTCGTACGGCTTCAAAGACCTGCTGGAACGCCGCGCCGTCGACGTCATCCAGTACGACACCAACCGCGTCGGCGGCATCACCGCCGCGCGCAAGATCAACGCCATGGCCGAGGCCTGGTCGGTGCCGGTGATTCCTCATGCCGGGCAGATGCACAACTATCACCTGACCATGTCCACCACCGCCTCGCCGATGGCCGAGTTCTTCCCGGTGTTCGACGTCGAGGTCGGCAACGAACTCTTCTACTACGTGTTCAAGGGCGAGCCACAACCGGTCAACGGCTACATCCAGCTCGACGACAACAAACCGGGCCTGGGCCTGGAAATCTCCGATGAGTACCTGAGCGATTTCAACATCATCGAATGA
- the araD1 gene encoding AraD1 family protein — translation MHLIQFENTEGERQVGVVAGAQILLVRDTRSTRELALAAIRAQRNLQEEVALRGTEPGPDYATLLQQGKVLPPLDHEDPAHCLISGTGLTHLGSASVRDKMHQHDGEVEAGMTDTMRIFKWGLEGGKPAAGQVGAQPEWFYKGDGSIVVRPGADFPVPPFAEDAGEEPELTGLYVIGDDGQPYRVGYALGNEFSDHVMERRNYLYLAHSKLRSCSYGPELRVGELPKHLVGTSRIKRNGETIWEKEFLSGEDNMCHSLANLEFHHFKYAQFLRPGDVHVHYFGTATLSFADGVKTQPGDRFQISLDEFGAPLVNGIGESAQPLAIGNVRQL, via the coding sequence ATGCACCTGATTCAATTTGAAAACACTGAGGGCGAGCGTCAGGTCGGCGTGGTCGCCGGGGCGCAGATTCTGCTGGTGCGCGACACCCGCAGCACCCGCGAACTGGCACTGGCGGCGATTCGTGCGCAACGCAATCTGCAAGAGGAAGTCGCCTTGCGCGGTACCGAACCGGGACCGGATTACGCGACGCTGCTGCAGCAGGGCAAAGTCCTGCCACCGCTGGACCACGAAGACCCGGCCCATTGCCTGATCAGCGGCACCGGCCTGACTCATCTGGGCAGCGCCTCGGTACGAGACAAAATGCACCAGCATGACGGTGAAGTCGAAGCCGGCATGACCGACACCATGCGCATTTTCAAATGGGGCCTTGAGGGCGGAAAACCAGCGGCCGGGCAGGTCGGCGCGCAACCGGAATGGTTCTACAAGGGCGATGGCAGCATCGTCGTGCGCCCCGGTGCGGACTTCCCGGTGCCGCCATTTGCCGAAGACGCCGGTGAAGAACCTGAGCTGACCGGCCTCTACGTGATTGGCGACGACGGCCAGCCGTACCGCGTCGGTTATGCATTGGGCAATGAGTTCTCCGACCATGTCATGGAACGGCGCAACTACCTGTACCTCGCCCATTCGAAACTGCGCAGTTGCTCCTACGGTCCGGAGCTGCGCGTCGGGGAGCTACCCAAGCATCTGGTCGGCACCAGCCGCATTAAACGCAATGGCGAAACGATCTGGGAAAAGGAGTTTCTCAGCGGTGAAGACAACATGTGCCACAGCCTGGCCAACCTCGAATTTCACCACTTCAAATACGCGCAGTTTTTGCGCCCCGGTGATGTTCACGTGCATTACTTCGGCACCGCGACGCTGTCGTTTGCCGACGGCGTGAAGACCCAGCCGGGGGATCGCTTCCAGATCAGCCTCGATGAGTTCGGCGCGCCGTTGGTCAACGGTATCGGCGAGAGTGCCCAGCCGTTGGCCATCGGTAACGTACGCCAGCTCTAA
- a CDS encoding aldehyde dehydrogenase (NADP(+)), whose protein sequence is MTTLLGHNYIGGRRSANGTTQLQSLDATTGEALPGFFIQASEAEVDAAAKAAAAAYPIYRNLSAEKRATFLDAIADEIDALGDDFVATVCRETALPAGRIQGERGRTSGQLRLFAKVLRRGDFYGARIDRALPDRQPLPRPDLRQYRIALGPVAVFGASNFPLAFSTAGGDTASALAAGCPVVFKAHSGHMATAEWVADAIIRAAERTEMPAGVFNMIYGGGVGEWLVKHPAIQAVGFTGSLKGGNALSHMAATRPQPIPVFAEMSSINPVFLLPEALAVRGEQIAAQLAGSVTLGCGQFCTNPGLVIGLRSPQFSTFLETFCASMNQQPPQTMLNVGALASYSRGLGELHEHPGLTHLAGKPQQGNQAQPQVFKADASLLLKGDELLQEEVFGPTTIVIEVEDRVQLATALHGLRGQLTATLIGEAEELLEYRWLAEMLQEKVGRILLNGYPTGVEVCDAMVHGGPYPATSDSRGTSVGTLAIDRFLRPVCFQNYPDALLPEALQDSNPLGIRRLVDGEVTQSAL, encoded by the coding sequence ATGACCACGTTACTTGGACACAACTACATCGGCGGTCGTCGCAGTGCCAATGGCACGACGCAGCTGCAAAGCCTCGATGCAACGACGGGCGAAGCGCTCCCCGGATTCTTCATTCAGGCATCGGAAGCCGAAGTGGATGCCGCCGCGAAAGCCGCTGCCGCCGCTTACCCGATCTACCGAAACCTGAGCGCTGAAAAGCGCGCAACCTTCCTCGATGCCATCGCCGATGAAATCGATGCGCTAGGCGATGATTTCGTCGCCACCGTATGCCGCGAAACCGCGTTGCCAGCCGGGCGTATTCAAGGTGAACGCGGTCGCACCAGCGGCCAGTTGCGCCTGTTCGCCAAGGTGCTGCGTCGCGGTGATTTCTATGGGGCGCGCATCGACCGGGCATTGCCGGATCGCCAGCCGCTGCCACGTCCGGACCTGCGTCAGTACCGCATCGCTCTCGGGCCGGTCGCGGTGTTCGGTGCCAGCAACTTTCCGTTGGCATTCTCCACCGCTGGTGGCGATACCGCCTCGGCACTGGCCGCCGGTTGCCCGGTTGTGTTCAAGGCCCACAGCGGGCACATGGCGACCGCCGAGTGGGTGGCGGACGCGATCATCCGCGCCGCCGAACGCACGGAAATGCCGGCGGGTGTGTTCAACATGATTTATGGCGGTGGCGTCGGTGAGTGGCTGGTCAAGCATCCGGCGATTCAGGCAGTGGGCTTCACCGGTTCGCTCAAGGGCGGCAATGCCTTGAGCCACATGGCCGCGACCCGGCCACAGCCCATCCCGGTGTTTGCCGAGATGTCGAGCATCAACCCGGTGTTCCTGTTGCCTGAAGCCCTGGCGGTGCGCGGCGAGCAGATCGCGGCGCAACTGGCCGGTTCGGTGACGTTGGGGTGCGGTCAGTTCTGTACCAATCCCGGGCTGGTCATCGGTCTGCGTTCGCCGCAGTTCAGCACGTTCCTGGAAACCTTCTGCGCGAGCATGAACCAGCAACCGCCGCAAACCATGCTCAACGTCGGCGCATTGGCCAGCTACAGCCGAGGCCTGGGTGAGTTGCACGAACATCCGGGGCTGACTCATTTGGCGGGCAAGCCGCAGCAGGGCAATCAGGCGCAGCCGCAAGTGTTCAAGGCCGATGCCAGCCTGTTGCTCAAGGGCGATGAATTGTTGCAAGAGGAAGTGTTCGGGCCGACCACCATCGTCATCGAGGTTGAAGATCGCGTGCAGTTGGCGACGGCGCTGCATGGCCTGCGCGGGCAGTTGACGGCGACGCTGATTGGCGAGGCCGAGGAGTTGCTGGAGTACCGCTGGTTGGCGGAAATGCTGCAGGAGAAAGTCGGGCGGATTTTGCTCAACGGCTATCCGACCGGGGTCGAGGTGTGTGACGCGATGGTGCATGGCGGACCGTATCCGGCGACGTCGGATTCTCGCGGCACGTCGGTTGGCACCTTGGCGATTGATCGTTTCCTGCGGCCGGTGTGTTTCCAGAATTACCCGGATGCGTTGCTGCCAGAGGCGTTGCAGGACAGTAATCCGCTGGGGATTCGGCGGTTGGTGGATGGGGAGGTCACTCAGTCAGCCTTGTAG
- a CDS encoding DMT family transporter, with product MNPVDIFRLLSLAAIWGASFLFMRIIAPVIGSIPTAFFRVSIAAAGLLVILALMRISWDFKGKLKTVMLLGVINSGIPATLYSVAAQVLPAGYSSIFNATTPLMGVLIGGLFFHERLTGAKLGGVFLGLFGVGVLTRAGPVAFDMELLMGAVACLLATTCYGFAGFLARRWLDQAGGLDSRLSALGSMLGATLFLLPLFGYSVISQPPASWGGWSVWLSLLGLGLGCTAFAYIIYFRLLSSIGPVKSMTTTFLIPLFGVLWGGLFLDEPLSMAHVYGGVLIAVALWLVLKPAAVKVAEVTAR from the coding sequence GTGAACCCCGTCGATATTTTCCGTTTACTGTCCCTGGCGGCCATTTGGGGTGCGAGTTTCCTGTTCATGCGCATCATCGCCCCGGTGATTGGCAGCATTCCCACCGCTTTTTTTCGCGTATCTATCGCTGCTGCCGGACTGCTGGTGATTCTTGCGCTGATGCGCATCAGTTGGGATTTCAAGGGCAAACTGAAAACCGTGATGCTGCTCGGGGTGATCAACTCCGGGATTCCGGCGACGCTTTACTCTGTCGCCGCGCAGGTGCTGCCCGCTGGTTACTCGTCGATTTTCAATGCCACGACACCCTTGATGGGCGTGCTGATCGGCGGCCTGTTTTTCCATGAAAGGCTCACTGGCGCCAAGCTCGGCGGCGTGTTCCTCGGGCTGTTCGGCGTGGGCGTGCTGACACGTGCCGGTCCGGTGGCGTTCGATATGGAACTGCTGATGGGTGCCGTCGCCTGCTTGCTCGCCACCACCTGCTACGGGTTTGCGGGATTTCTGGCCCGCCGCTGGCTGGATCAGGCCGGTGGCCTCGATAGCCGTTTGTCGGCACTGGGCAGCATGCTCGGCGCGACGTTGTTCCTGCTGCCGCTGTTCGGCTACAGCGTGATCAGCCAGCCACCGGCGAGCTGGGGCGGCTGGAGTGTCTGGCTATCGTTGCTGGGGTTGGGCCTGGGATGCACGGCGTTTGCCTACATTATTTACTTCCGGCTCCTGAGCTCGATTGGTCCGGTGAAATCGATGACAACGACCTTTTTGATCCCGTTGTTCGGGGTGTTGTGGGGTGGGCTGTTTCTCGATGAGCCGCTGTCGATGGCGCATGTGTATGGCGGGGTGTTGATTGCGGTGGCGTTGTGGTTGGTGTTGAAGCCGGCTGCCGTGAAGGTGGCTGAGGTGACTGCCAGGTAA
- the aceK gene encoding bifunctional isocitrate dehydrogenase kinase/phosphatase, which translates to MPQQWPAADIARLILDGFDDYREHFRQITDGARARFEQAKWQETQSASAARINLYEEKVSETVERLRTAFDTDTLDVSCWPLVKSAYISLIDLRFDDELSETWYNSIFCGLFSHDLISDGCMFIHTTRPSLRRARAAQTRTYKPQGQLSGMLASIFADYRFSEEYADLPGDLKRLEAQLRENLPDWVCKDPELSVELFSSVLYRNKGAYLVGRIYTADEQWPLAIPLLHLEGRGIQIDALITDEADVSIIFSFTRSYFMVDVPVPAEFIGFLKRILPGKHIAELYTSIGFYKHGKSEFYRALINHLANTDDQFIMAPGVRGMVMSVFTLPGFNTVFKIIKDRFSPSKNVDRATVIEKYRLVKSVDRVGRMADTQEFADFRFPLSKFDPACLEELLEVAPSTVSVEGDTVLIRHCWTERRMTPLNLYLENANEAQVREALEDYGLAIKQLAAANIFPGDMLLKNFGVTRHGRVVFYDYDEICFLTEANFRHIPQPRTPEDEMASEPWYSIGPLDVFPEEFPPFLFADSGQRKLFDQLHGELYNADYWKSLQEAIRAGKVIDVFPYRRKGMDTE; encoded by the coding sequence ATGCCGCAGCAATGGCCAGCCGCCGATATCGCCCGCTTGATCCTCGATGGCTTTGACGATTACCGCGAGCATTTTCGCCAGATCACCGACGGCGCTCGGGCCCGCTTCGAACAGGCCAAGTGGCAGGAGACGCAATCGGCGTCGGCGGCGCGGATCAATCTGTACGAAGAAAAAGTCAGTGAAACCGTGGAGAGACTGCGCACCGCGTTCGATACCGACACGCTCGACGTCAGCTGCTGGCCGCTGGTCAAAAGCGCCTACATCAGCCTGATCGACCTGCGCTTCGACGATGAACTGTCCGAGACCTGGTACAACTCGATCTTCTGCGGGCTGTTCAGCCATGACCTGATCAGCGACGGCTGCATGTTCATCCACACCACCCGGCCGAGCCTGCGCCGGGCCCGCGCTGCACAAACCCGCACCTACAAACCCCAGGGCCAGTTGTCCGGCATGCTCGCGAGCATCTTTGCCGACTACCGCTTCAGCGAGGAATACGCCGACCTTCCCGGCGACCTGAAACGCCTCGAAGCGCAACTGCGCGAGAACCTGCCGGACTGGGTGTGCAAGGACCCGGAGCTGAGCGTCGAGCTGTTTTCCTCGGTGCTCTACCGCAACAAGGGCGCGTACCTGGTGGGCCGCATCTACACCGCCGATGAACAATGGCCGCTGGCGATTCCACTGCTGCACCTTGAGGGACGCGGCATCCAGATCGATGCGCTGATTACCGACGAAGCGGACGTGTCGATCATTTTCTCGTTCACCCGCTCGTATTTCATGGTGGATGTGCCGGTGCCGGCGGAGTTCATCGGCTTCCTCAAGCGCATCCTGCCGGGCAAGCACATCGCCGAGTTGTACACCTCGATCGGCTTCTACAAGCACGGCAAGTCCGAGTTCTACCGGGCGCTGATCAATCACCTGGCCAACACCGACGACCAGTTCATCATGGCCCCCGGCGTGCGTGGCATGGTCATGAGCGTGTTTACCCTGCCGGGTTTCAACACCGTATTCAAAATCATCAAGGACCGTTTCTCTCCGTCGAAAAACGTCGACCGCGCGACGGTGATCGAGAAATACCGCTTGGTTAAAAGCGTCGACCGCGTCGGGCGCATGGCCGATACCCAGGAATTCGCCGACTTCCGTTTTCCGCTGAGCAAGTTCGATCCGGCGTGTCTGGAAGAGCTGCTGGAAGTCGCGCCGTCCACTGTGTCGGTTGAAGGTGATACGGTGCTGATCCGCCACTGCTGGACCGAGCGCCGAATGACGCCGCTGAACCTGTACCTGGAAAACGCCAACGAAGCGCAGGTGCGCGAAGCCCTTGAAGATTACGGCCTGGCGATCAAGCAACTGGCGGCGGCCAACATTTTTCCCGGCGACATGCTGCTGAAGAACTTCGGCGTCACCCGTCACGGTCGCGTGGTGTTCTACGACTACGACGAGATCTGCTTCCTGACCGAAGCCAATTTCCGCCACATCCCGCAACCGCGCACTCCGGAAGACGAAATGGCGTCCGAACCGTGGTACTCGATTGGACCGCTGGATGTGTTCCCGGAAGAATTTCCGCCGTTCCTGTTTGCCGATTCCGGCCAGCGCAAGCTGTTCGATCAGTTGCATGGCGAGTTGTACAACGCCGATTACTGGAAGAGCCTGCAGGAAGCGATTCGGGCGGGGAAGGTGATTGATGTGTTTCCGTATCGGCGCAAGGGGATGGACACCGAGTGA